The following DNA comes from Brassica oleracea var. oleracea cultivar TO1000 chromosome C5, BOL, whole genome shotgun sequence.
CAGGTTCTTCTTAAGCCCAACTCCAGTATGGAACATCTTGGCGAGTTGATAGAAAGCCTTCGGTTGGCCAGCATTTGCAGCAACGAAGAAGTATTTTGTTGCCTGCCTCACATCCCTTTTGACTCCAATGCCTTTAAGATACAGAACCCCAAGGTTATAATGCCCACTGGGGTCTTCATTGTCAACAGCCTTTTCAAAATATTCCTTTGCCTACATTTGAAGCCATATTACAATGGAACGTTAGATTCATAAGTTCCTATATTATATCCATCGTCTAAATATATTCCTGCTAAATCAACAAAGCTAAACCTCTAGTCAGATAATAACCAAGTCCTGGGAATTTTGAAGCCATACCTTAGTGTAGTTTTTCTTCTCTACTCCATACCCTTTAACATACAAGTAGCCAATCCCATTAAACGCTGAATATAGACCTTCTTTCGCCGCAAGTGTAAGCCATTCAAGCGCCTTGGTATAATTTCTCTCAACACCAGCTCCTCGAGCATATATCTCCCCAAGAAGTTCCATAGACCTCGGTTCTCCTTTCTCCACCGCCTTCGAAAACCAGTGCAACGCCTTGGTGTGATCACGCCTTAACCCTCGCAGACCAAAGTAGTAGAACAGTCCAATCTTGTACATAGCCGCAGCATTGCCTTTCTGTGCCTGATACTCCAATATCTGAAAATCCTCATCCTCCTCCCCTCGTGACTTCCTTAGAGCGCCTTTGTTCTCTTCAGTCCCGCTGTGGATTCTAGTTGGTTCCACCACGGGAGAGTCCTTTGAGATCAGGAAACTATTCACAGCGGTTTCTGCTAGTTCAGCGTATAGTTTCACAGCTTTATCATGCATCTGCAAACACGAGGGCCAATCAAATAACAAATTCAAAAGCTTAAACTCAAAACATAATAATAATAATCTTTTGGCTTACATCTTGTCGCAGATACGTGAAGGCAAGTGTCATCTTAGACTGCATGTTCCCACCTTCAGCAGCAAAGTTATGGTGAAGGAAGGATTTGCTTTTGCTCTTCTCCCTCATCATCCCTGTCCCGTACACGAATCCCATCAGCGACTGCGAGTGCGGATCTCCGGACGAAGAAGCCGCCTCTATCTCATCCACCGCTTCCTCCATCAACCTATCGTTTCCCTCGCTCGCCGCCGAGAGAATCTTGTGGAGGCCGGAGTAGTACTGCGGCGACGCGGCTTCGACGGTTGAGTCGTCGTCCGGCTCGAACATCCGTCGCCACGACCCGGGATCGAGCTCCTCTTCGGATTTGGGTTCGGATTCTCCGAATTCGTCGAAGTCGGAGGAGTCTCCTACTCCGGGATCGTCTCCGCCGCTGTTGAGATCGTCGTTCGAGAGGACGAGGACAACGGGACGCGCGTGAACGCTACGATCGAGGTAATAGAATACGATTACAGAGAGAATAACGATTCCGTAGCCTGAGATTCTCATTCTTCCTCCACCTTATTCGTCGTCGTCAGATCGAGTTTCAGAAGGGGGTGACTCGGGAGAGAAAGAAAGAAGATGAAAGGGGTAGTTACGTAATTTCACGCAGTCAATAAATTGCCACGTCTAATCGTTATCATACATCCAATAGTCACATGCCACGTAAGTAGACTTGTCCAAATTGCGATAAATGTAAATCCACTTGACGAGGGAAAGAAAGAAGATGATAGAGAGTAGTTACGTAATTGTCCAAAATAAAAAAAAAAAAAAAAAAAAAAAAAAAAAAAAAAAAAAAAAAAAAAAAAAAAAAAAAGAGTAGTTACGTAATTCACCGAGTCCATAAATTGCCACGTCGAATATATCATACATCCAATAGTAACACGCCACGTAAGTATACTTGTCTAAAATTGCCACGTAAGATAAATTCAGTTCAGTTTCAAAATTTCAACTGTGTTAATCAAATACACGTCTTAATTTTTTTGTTTATTTATATGCATATACAAAGAGGACGATCAAAGAGTTTTTTAGTCTTGAATCTTATTATCTCCGTCATCAAGCTTCATCAACATCCACTGTAACGATTGAATCACTTCTTGGTCATAGACTTGCTTCTGTTCCGCCACCCTCTTGTACTGATTCGCCTCCATCTCCACCGCGCTCTTCTCCATCCGTAGCTTCAGAAGCATAGCCATGGCTTCCTCAGCTGCTGATTCCGCCGCTCTTCTCTCCTTCTCCAGCTCTTTCTTCAAACCATCTCCGCGTTTCCTCTCTCTCTTCACCATTTTTCTCAGAGTAATAACGTCGAACACCTGATCCTCACGTGACTCCTCCTCGTCCTCGCTTTCCTCTGTCTCCGATAACGCTGGAGCAGTGTCTCTGTTCGCTCTGAGATTAAGCTCGTCACTTCGAAGAAGTTTATCACAGTTCTCAC
Coding sequences within:
- the LOC106295558 gene encoding ERAD-associated E3 ubiquitin-protein ligase component HRD3A, with protein sequence MRISGYGIVILSVIVFYYLDRSVHARPVVLVLSNDDLNSGGDDPGVGDSSDFDEFGESEPKSEEELDPGSWRRMFEPDDDSTVEAASPQYYSGLHKILSAASEGNDRLMEEAVDEIEAASSSGDPHSQSLMGFVYGTGMMREKSKSKSFLHHNFAAEGGNMQSKMTLAFTYLRQDMHDKAVKLYAELAETAVNSFLISKDSPVVEPTRIHSGTEENKGALRKSRGEEDEDFQILEYQAQKGNAAAMYKIGLFYYFGLRGLRRDHTKALHWFSKAVEKGEPRSMELLGEIYARGAGVERNYTKALEWLTLAAKEGLYSAFNGIGYLYVKGYGVEKKNYTKAKEYFEKAVDNEDPSGHYNLGVLYLKGIGVKRDVRQATKYFFVAANAGQPKAFYQLAKMFHTGVGLKKNLEMATSFYKLVAERGPWSSLSRWALEAYLKGDVGKALILYSRMAEMGYEVAQSNAAWILDKYGERSMCMGVSGFCTDKERHERAHSLWWRASEQGNEHAALLIGDAYYYGRGTERDYVRAAEAYMHAKSQSNAQAMFNLGYMHEHGQGLPFDLHLAKRYYDQALQSDAAAKLPVTLALASLWLRRNYADTFLVRVVDSLPEVYPKVEAWIENVVFDEGNATILTLFVCLITILYLRERQRRQVVVPDPVGGDVAQPLDAEVAQHLAAFPR
- the LOC106294815 gene encoding uncharacterized protein LOC106294815 is translated as MGFASFLNLSSKVDDFGCGLFVFCSFSQILNLFFLVYLLALSLKFLLFKCPSSFLQSLEKLHRVSPKIECCSSFDQDNNRDGFGSKYCLVDELDQKKAIILHWDPDSADELKKSCENCDKLLRSDELNLRANRDTAPALSETEESEDEEESREDQVFDVITLRKMVKRERKRGDGLKKELEKERRAAESAAEEAMAMLLKLRMEKSAVEMEANQYKRVAEQKQVYDQEVIQSLQWMLMKLDDGDNKIQD